One segment of Eschrichtius robustus isolate mEscRob2 chromosome 3, mEscRob2.pri, whole genome shotgun sequence DNA contains the following:
- the MED8 gene encoding mediator of RNA polymerase II transcription subunit 8 isoform X2 encodes MQREEKQLEASLDALLSQVADLKNSLGSFIYKLENEYDRLTWPSVLDSFALLSGQLNTLNKVLKHEKTPLFRNQVIIPLVLSPDRDEDLMRQTEGRVPVFSHEVVPDHLRTKPDPEVEEQEKQLTTDAARIGADAAQKQIQSLNKMCSNLLEKISKEEREAESGGLRPNKQTFNPADTNALVAAVAFGKGLSNWRPSGSSGPGQPGQPGAGTILAGASGLQQVQMAGAPSQQQPMLSGVQMAQAGQPGKMPSGIKTNIKSASMHPYQR; translated from the exons ATGCAG AGGGAGGAGAAGCAGCTTGAGGCATCATTAGATGCACTGCTGAGTCAAGTGGCTGATCTGAAGAATTCACTGGGGAGTTTCATTTACAAGTTGGAGAATGAATATGACCGGCTGACCTG GCCATCTGTCCTGGACAGCTTTGCCTTGCTCTCTGGACAGTTGAACACTCTGAACAAGGTCTTGAAGCATGAAAAGACACCACTGTTCCGTAACCAGGTCATCATCCCTCTGGTGTTGTCCCCAGACCGAGATGAAGATCTCATG AGGCAGACTGAAGGACGGGTACCTGTTTTCAGCCATGAGGTGGTCCCTGACCATCTGAGAACCAAGCCTGACCCTGAGGTAGAAGAGCAAGAGAAGCAGCTGACAACGGACGCTGCCCGCATTGGTGCTGATGCAGCTCAG AAGCAGATCCAGAGCTTGAATAAAATGTGCTCAAACCTTCTGGAGAAAATCAGCAAAGAGGAACGAGAAGCGGAGAGTGGAG GTCTCCGGCCGAACAAGCAGACCTTTAACCCAGCAGACACCAATGCATTAGTGGCAGCTGTTGCCTTTGGGAAGGGGCTGTCTAATTGGAGGCCTTCAGGCAGCAGTGGTCCTGGCCAGCCGGGCCAGCCAGGAGCTGGGACAATCCTCGCAGGAGCCTCAGGATTACAGCAGGTGCAGATGGCAGGAGCTCCAAGTCAGCAGCAGCCAATGCTCAGTGGGGTGCAGATGGCCCAAGCAGGTCAACCAG GGAAAATGCCAAGTGGAATAAAAACCAACATCAAGTCGGCTTCCATGCATCCCTACCAGCGGTGA
- the MED8 gene encoding mediator of RNA polymerase II transcription subunit 8 isoform X1 has protein sequence MPTEQREEKQLEASLDALLSQVADLKNSLGSFIYKLENEYDRLTWPSVLDSFALLSGQLNTLNKVLKHEKTPLFRNQVIIPLVLSPDRDEDLMRQTEGRVPVFSHEVVPDHLRTKPDPEVEEQEKQLTTDAARIGADAAQKQIQSLNKMCSNLLEKISKEEREAESGGLRPNKQTFNPADTNALVAAVAFGKGLSNWRPSGSSGPGQPGQPGAGTILAGASGLQQVQMAGAPSQQQPMLSGVQMAQAGQPGKMPSGIKTNIKSASMHPYQR, from the exons ATGCCGACAGAACAG AGGGAGGAGAAGCAGCTTGAGGCATCATTAGATGCACTGCTGAGTCAAGTGGCTGATCTGAAGAATTCACTGGGGAGTTTCATTTACAAGTTGGAGAATGAATATGACCGGCTGACCTG GCCATCTGTCCTGGACAGCTTTGCCTTGCTCTCTGGACAGTTGAACACTCTGAACAAGGTCTTGAAGCATGAAAAGACACCACTGTTCCGTAACCAGGTCATCATCCCTCTGGTGTTGTCCCCAGACCGAGATGAAGATCTCATG AGGCAGACTGAAGGACGGGTACCTGTTTTCAGCCATGAGGTGGTCCCTGACCATCTGAGAACCAAGCCTGACCCTGAGGTAGAAGAGCAAGAGAAGCAGCTGACAACGGACGCTGCCCGCATTGGTGCTGATGCAGCTCAG AAGCAGATCCAGAGCTTGAATAAAATGTGCTCAAACCTTCTGGAGAAAATCAGCAAAGAGGAACGAGAAGCGGAGAGTGGAG GTCTCCGGCCGAACAAGCAGACCTTTAACCCAGCAGACACCAATGCATTAGTGGCAGCTGTTGCCTTTGGGAAGGGGCTGTCTAATTGGAGGCCTTCAGGCAGCAGTGGTCCTGGCCAGCCGGGCCAGCCAGGAGCTGGGACAATCCTCGCAGGAGCCTCAGGATTACAGCAGGTGCAGATGGCAGGAGCTCCAAGTCAGCAGCAGCCAATGCTCAGTGGGGTGCAGATGGCCCAAGCAGGTCAACCAG GGAAAATGCCAAGTGGAATAAAAACCAACATCAAGTCGGCTTCCATGCATCCCTACCAGCGGTGA